The Deltaproteobacteria bacterium region AGGGGATCCCCGCCGGCCGCGGCCACCAGCCGGGTCACGCAGCGAACACGGCTCGCGCCGAGGTGAGCGGCGATCAGCGCCTCGACCCGCTCGAGCACGACCCCGGGGAGCCGGGCCGCCGCGAGTTCGCGGCTGGCCTCTTCGAGGAACTCCTCGAAGGCTCTCTCCCGGAGGATCCTGCCGGCTGCACCGCGGCGGAGACCGAAGTGGAGCAGCTGGTAGAGAGCCGTCGTCGTCAACGCCACAGGGACGACTTCGGTCGAGACGGCAGCCGCGGGCTCTCCGAGCAACGACAACGTCAACGACACCAGCCCGCTCGCGCACAGGAGCGCGATGACCGCCGACAGCCCGGTCAGGAAGGCGCGCCGGATCCACACCGGCGGATCGAGCAGGCCGTAGCGGACCACAGCCCAGGAGATGGCGGCCGGAAACGCAAGCACGGAGAGCGCGAACGGCTTCCGCAGCGCGAGCGGAGGCTGCCCGCCCCAGAGGAAATAGACGAGGGGAACAGCGCTACCGAGTCCAAGCCCGAAGAGCAGCGCCCGCGTTCGCGCCCGCTCGATCGGCGTCATCGTCCGGATCGCGGTCAGGCTTCCGATTGCCAGGATCGCGGCCGCGACGAAGGTGGAGCCGATCGCGATCTTCTCCAGGGTGTTCAGGAAAGTGGCCTCGTGGAGGTGAAGCTGCGCAAAGCCGGCCGGGAAGAGCCAGAAGACGTAGGGCACGGCAACGACCCCCGGCGAGCGAAGTCGCGGAGCCACCACGGGGAAGCGCATGGCGAGGTGGATCAACGAGGCCGGAAGCAGCGTGAGACCCACTACGCCGAGCCGCGACCGCAGCGACGGAATTCCATGGAGGCCTGGATCCTCAGGGAGGATCAGATCGAGCTGCGCGAGCAGATTGGCAGCCACGCACCAGGAGAGTGCAAAGAGCGGCAGCGCAACGGGATGGCGGCTTCCGAGTGCGATCGTCAGGCCGAAGACGAGGAACGCGGCGCCAAGGAAGATCGGAGGCCAGTTTCTGCTGATCACCTGCCAGCCGGGCAAGGTCACTCGACCCGCGTGTGCGACCGCGGTCTCTCGACCGCGTGCCACCCGCAGCGTTACCGAGGGGCTCGGACTCTGCTCGATGGCACTCAAGAGCTCCGCCCGATCGCGCGGGAAGACGGTCTGCTGCTCGTCAGCGAGCACGACATCCAGGACCCGGTCGTGGATTTCGAAGTCGGTGTTCAGCGTCCCGAGGAAGGCGGCTCCAAACGGGACGCGGAGCGCATCATCGACGGGGGCATCGAGACTGCGAATCGGACGCGGGAGCTGCTGTGGAGCGGGCCAGACGACGACCCAGGGGACCGTAACGGCCGCCACCACGATCCAGGGTCTCAGCGTTGCCCACGACTGCATGCCTACACCTTCGAGTCCTCGCGCCACAGCAGTGCAGCCGGCAGGAGCAGCAGGTCCGCGAGGAGTGCCATCACGATGCCAAGACTCGCCAGGAGACCGAACGCGACGAGCCCGCCCCAGCTCGAGAACATGAGGACGGCGAAGCCGAGAGCGAGGCAGATGCTCGTGACGACGATCGCCTCGCCCACTGTCTTGAGGGCGATCGTGATCGCTTCGAGGCGACTCTTGCCCGCACTCCGCTCCCGCTGGTAGCGGAGCGACATGTGAATCGTGTCGTCGTCGTTGATCGAGATCAGGACGGCCGCCACCATCGTGTTCGCCGGATCGACTGCGATGCCGAGCCAACCCATCACGCCGAGGAGCGCCAGCACGGGAAGCAGGTTGCAGAGGGTCGCCAGCGTTGCGAGCCCCGGCGACGACCAGAGAAGCGCCCAGAGAGTCACGGCGACCACTCCGAAGGCGCCCCCGAAGCTCCCCCACTGGGTCTCACGAATCCGCCGCTCCGCCAGCGCCGCGAGCTCGAGCCCACCGGCAAGCTCGACTCGGTAGCCCTGAGCTTCGACCTCGCGGTTGACTTGTTCGATGAAGCCCCGCACGCGGTCGACGTAGGGAAGCTGTTCCTGGCCGTTGAGCCAGCTGCGATGAACGGAGATGCGGGCTCGATCTCGATAGGTACGACCTCCCTCCGCGTCGGACGCAGCCTCGCTCCAGAAGGCGGAAACACCTTCGTGGGAAGCGACGAGCGGCATCTCGGCTTTGGCAGCCGCAACGAGCGCCTCGAACGACTCGGCTCGATGACCGCGGTCGATTCGATACGCCTCCTCGAGGAAGTCCAAGAAGCTCCAGGCGAATCCCGTGCTCGGCTCCTGATCGAAGTAGCGTTCCAGGCGCTCCAGGAGCCGCAGGGTCTCCTCGTCGTAGATCCGCTTCCCTTCCGGAACGGTGACGACGAGTTCGGTGGTCATCGGGCGCCGGAAGTTCGCCTCCATGAAGCGGACCGACCGGAGCACCAGGGACTGGTCGCCGAAGTCCACCTCGTAGTAGAGCCGGGGAATCCCGAGGGCGAGACCGACGAGCACCACTGCGCCAGTCGCCAGCACGAATGCGGGCCGGCTCCTCACTGCTGCAAGCGCGGCGTTGAGGAGGTCGCGCACCATGCCGAGGCGAACACCCTGTGTCCCGCGGCTCCGGGGCGGCCTGAGACACAGCAGTGCGGGGAGAAGCGTGAACGTGCCGATGAAAGCGAGCCCGAGGCCCATGCCCGCGGCGAGCCCGAACTGCCGGAAGCTCGTGAGATCGCTCAAGAGGAACGAAGAGAATCCCGCCGCGGTGGTGAAGCCAGCCCAGAGACAGCCCGGACCCACCTCGTCCGCCGCCTCGATCAGGGCTGCGGACGGCGTCGCAGCTCCATGACGGACGAAGGCGGTGATCAGATGGATCGCCGCCGTGATTGCGATGACGACGAGCACGGGCGGCAGAGCCGCGAGGATCGAGGTCATCGGGAACGACAGGAGTGCCAGGATCCCGTGGATGGCCACGGTGAGGCCGCCGACGGCCAGGACCGGAAGGATCGTGAGCCAGACGTCCCGGAAGAACCACCACAGGATCGCCGCGATCAGGACGAACATCAGGAGCGTGAGCTTCAAGGAGTCCGAGTCGAGGTCGTCGTCCGCAACGACCGTCCAGACGGGATCGCCAGCGACGAAGATCTCCCCACCGAGCTCGTCCTGATAGCTCGGAACGAGCTCGAAGATGGCGTGCACGACGTCGCGGACGGGCTGGCTCTGCAGCGATTGGAGCTCGACGATGATTCCGCCTGTTCGTCCGTCCTTCGACACCACGATGTTCGAGAGGAACGGCTCCGAAAGCGAGCGATCGACGAGCGCACGCCAGTCGTCGCTGAGCTCGTAGCGGCCGTCGCCATCCTGTCGGGCGATCGTCTGCGTTTCGAGCGGTCCGATCACGATCGGGGCGTTCAAGACGCTCTGCGTCTTGCGGACGTTCGGCAGCCGATCGAGGTCTCGCTGCAGCCTCCCGATGAACTCGAGCGCGCCCTGCTCCCGAACGGAGGCGCACACCCTGCTCCCCGGGCAACCGAACACCACGAGGACGTGCAGCCCGCTGTCGAATTCCTCGAAGAAGTCCGAGAGGCGCTGTACGGCCGGATCGTCGGGCCCGAAGTACGCCGCGTAGCCGACTTCGCTGGTGAGCTGTGCAGCCTGAAAGAGCAGAGCCCCGGTCAGACCGAGGCCCATGAGGACCGTGAGGAGAGGTCGTCGAACGCTCAGCTCGGTGAGGCGACGAGCGAGGCTCGAGACGCGGTCCAGCATCTTCGCTCCCCCGGCTCGGGCCGGGGGCCCCGCCGCGAGGAGATTATACCGGCACAACTCGCCCTAAGCGTACGAATCGCCAAGGTTTTTCCAAAACCAATCGCAACCAAGAGGCGCAGCTGCGCCGCCAAGCGTCCAGAAATCAAACATGTTCTCGCAGATGTGGGGTCTCGCGCAGCGGTAGTCGTGATGCCGTGGCGACGCGCTCGGAAACGCCACGGTACCTGGCAAACCGTCGTCCATCATGCCGCGCGCCCGCGCGGGCTTGTCCTTCAGCCAGCGAGCAGCTCGGCACGGTCGCGGTAACCTTGGATTCGAAGCCGTGAACTCTTTCGCCGCCTTCGTCGCCGCAGCGTTCTTCGAGATCGCGGGATGCTTTGCCTTCTGGGCCTGGCTGCGTAGCGGCTGGCCGGCCTGGGTCGCAGTGCCGGGCGTGTTGAGCCTGGTGCTCTTCGCGGTGTGCCTGACCCGCGTGGACGCCGCCTACGCTGGCCGCGCCTACGCCGCCTACGGCGGCATCTACATCGCCTCGTCGCTCGCATGGCTCCGCGGCGTGGAAGGGATCATCCCAGATCGATGAGACCTGATTGGCGCCGGAATCGCCGTCCTCGGTGCCATGGTCGTGCTGCTCGGGCCCCGACCCTGAGTTGGGGCTGGCGAGTTCGCGCAGACAACCCAGGCAGAGAGGCATGCTCGGCGTTTGGACGGATCGAGAGCTCACTTTCCCGCAGTCGCCTCGACGGGCGTGGAATCCGGAAGCGTGTACGCAATCACGTGGTCGCCAAGCGGCGAGCCGATTCCGATGTGCCCGCCCGGAGCGATGACGACGTACTGCTTTCCAGCGGGCCGTAGCTTGTAACTGATCGGTCCCGCGTGGAGCCCCGCCGGCAGCTCGAACGTGGCGATCCGGTCTCCCGTCTCCGCGTCGTGCACGCGCAGGACCGGGCGCTTCGTGCCTGCGTGGAAGACGAGCCCGCTCGCGGTGGCGAGCGGGGGCCCGAAGGAAGGCCCGCCGAGGTCACCGTCGCCGACGCTGGTCGGCACGCTCCAGGCGATCGCTCCGCGCGAAAGGTCGGCGCCGACGAGAAACCCCCACGGTGGCCGGTTGCACGGCACGCCGTCGTGTTCGAGCAGGGTGCGCCCGGAGAGCGGGCTCAGCCGGTAGCGTTCGCCCGTCCCACGCCCGGTGAGGAGCCACCAGGTATTGCGGAGCGACGCGCCGCGCAGCGGCCAGACCTTCTGTCCGCCGCCCGTCGCGCGCTCCGACACGCGATCGAGCCGGATCACGTGCACGAGGTTCTGCACCGGCACGAAGAGCCGCTGGCGACCGGGGTCCCAGGCCGCCCCCGACCAATTGGCGCCGCCGGCCGCGTAGGGGTAGACGACGGAGCCCCGCTCGCTCGGCGGCGTGAAGAGCCCCTCATTGCGCAGCTTCGCGAGCTTCTCGCTGCACGCCTTCGCGTGCTCGGATGTCGGCGCGTAGAGGTCCGCCTCGCGGAGCCGCTGGGGCACGAGCGGCGGCGGGGCGGTCGGAATCGGCTGAGTGGGCCATGATTGCTCTCCCGGCAGGTCGCTCTGTGGCACGGGACGCTCCTCCACCGGGAAGAGCGGCGTGCCAGTCTCGCGGTCGAGCACGAACACGAAGCCCTGCTTGGTGGCCTGCACGACCGCGTCCACGGCGTCGCCGTCGCGCTCGAGCGTCACGAGAACCGGGGGAGCCGCGAGATCGTAGTCCCAAAGATCGTGGTGCACGGTTTGGAAGTGCCAGCGGCGCTCGCCGGTGCGCGCGTCGAGCGCCACCACGGAGTCCGAGTACAGGTTCGTGCCGGGCCGGTCGCCGCCGTAGTAGTCGGGGCTCGCGCTGCTGACCGGAAGGAACACGAGGCCGCGCTCTGGATCGGCGGTGATGGTGGACCAGACGTTGGCCGCACCGGTGAGGCGCGTGCCGGTCTCCCAGGTCTCGTGTCCCGGCTCACCGGGATGCGGGATCGTGTGGAAGGTCCAGCGCAGCGCGCCGCTCCGCACGTCGAAGGCGCGCACGTCTCCGGGTGGTGAATCGGGGCGCAGCGTGTCGGCGATCGAGGAGCCGACGATGATCACGTCGCCGACGACGGTAGCGGGCGAGGTGACGTTGTACTCCCAGTCGTCGTAGAGCGGCGCGATGCCCCGGCGCAGATCCACCGCGCCGCCGGCGCCGAAACCGGCGCAGGGCGTCCCGGTCGCGGCATCGAGTGCGATCAGGCGCGCGTCGAGCGTCGCGAGGAAGACGCGACGGGCGCAGGGCCCGCTCGCCTCGCCGTCGTCGCGCCAGTACGCGACGCCTCGGTTGATCCACACGTTCGCGTAGGCGCGGCCGCCTTCGAGCTGGGGATCGAACGTCCAGAGCTCACGGCCCGTTTCGGGGTCGAGCGCGATCACCCGGTTGCGCGGGGTCGTGAAGAAGAGGCGGCCGTCGACGACGATCGGCGTCGACTCGAAGGCGCTGCCGCGGTTCACCCGCAGCGGGAACTTCCCCTCCCAGAAGTCGCCGTGTCGGTAGCTCCAGACGATCCGGAGCTGGCCCACGTTGTCGCGCGTGATGTCAGTGAGCGGCGAGAAGCGCCCGCCGCCGGGAGCGCCCTCGGTGACGGGCCAGTCGGCGACCTGCGCGGCGGCTCGGGTCGAGAAGAGCGTCAGGGCCGCGGCGAGCGCGACTCGAGCCATGATTCGCGGGAGCAAGCAGAGTGGTCCTCCCAGCGGCCGGGGCCCTCCCAGGCACGCCGAGAAGGTACTTGACTGACTCGGTTGGTCAACTACGATCCGGCTCATGCCGCGCGCGATCCCCGAGAACCGCTTCCAGGACCTGCTCGACACGGCCACCGCCGTCTTCCTCGAACAGGGCTACCGGCGCACTCAGGTCGCCGACGTGGCCGCCCGCATGGGTCTGTCGAAGGGCTCGGTCTACACCTACGTGGAGAGCAAGGAGGCGCTCTTCGACTGCGTCCTCCGGCACGCGGACGGCTCGGGCCGCGTCGAGCTCCCGGAGCTGCTCCCAGTGCCGACGCCATCCACCGGCGCCACGCTCGAGCTGGTGGAAGAGCGCCTGTCGGAGGAGGGCGTCCTGCCTGCCCTCACAGCGGCGCTTGCGCGGACCCGCGTCACGGACGTGCGCGGCGAGCTGGAGGCGGTCCTAGGCGGGCTCTACGACGCGCTCGCGCGCCACCGCACCGCCATCAAGCTCGTCGAACGCTGCGCGCCGGATTACCCCGAGCTCGCGAAGGTGTGGTACCGGGCCGGCCGCGAGGACGCGCTCGCGCGCCTCGGCCGATACCTCGACGACCGCGCTCGTCGCGGGCGGCTCCGGCGCTTCGACGACGGCGCCGTCGCCGCACGCATCGTGCTCGAGACGCTCGTCTTCTGGGCAGTCCATCGCCACTGGGATCCGTCGCCGCAGGCGGTCGACGAAGCATCGGCGAAACGCACCGCCCTCGCCTTCCTCACCAGCGCCCTCGTGAAGGACTGACCGTGTCCGGAAACCCTGCTTCAACGACCGCTCCGCCGCCGCGCCGCCGCGACATCGACTGGCTACGCGTGATCGCGGTGTATCTGCTCTTCGTGTTCCACGTCGCGATGGTGTTCAACCCGGCGCCCTTTTATCACATTCGCAACGGCGAGCAGAGCCTCGTCATGCTGGTCGGCGCCGGCTTCATCAGCCTCTGGCACATGCCGCTGTTCTTCCTGCTCGCGGGTTGGTCTGCGTACTCGTCGCTGAAGCTGCGAGGCACGGAAGCCTTCGCCAGAGAACGCGTCCTGAAGCTCTGGGTGCCGCTGGTGACCGGCTGCGTGCTGCTCATGCCGGCGATCAAGTATTTCGAGCTCCGCAGCGGTCTCGACGCCAACTACACCGGACTGTACGTGAGCCCGTCGCTGCAGCTCAGCTTCGCGCCAGTGATTCCCACGGGCCTGCCGGTAATGGAGCCGTTCGAGGAATCGTTCCTCGAGTTCCTGCCGACCTTCTTCACGCAGCTCGACCGCTTCACGTGGGCGCATCTCTGGTTCGTGGCGTACCTGCTGGTGTTCACCGTGCTCTTCCTGCCGCTGTTCCGCTGGCTGCGCGACCGTCGCGGAGAGCTGACGCGCGCGCCGGGCTGGTGGGTCTACCTGCCGATCGTTCCGCTGGTCCTGGTCCAGGTGTTCCTGCGCCCGCATTGGCCCGGCTTGCAGAACCTCTACGACGACTGGGCGAACGTCGGCTACTACAGCACGTATCTCCTCGCGGGCTTCCTTCTCGCCCGCTACCCGGCGCTCGAGCACGCCGTGCACCGCGAGTGGCGGCGCGCTCTCGTCGTCGGACTCGCCACCACGCTCGTGCTCCTGCTCGGCGTGCTCGGCGTCTTCGCGGCGCCCAGCGTGCTGCTCGCGGGCTCGGCCGTCGCAGGCTGGTGCTTCGTGCTGGCGCTGCTCGGAGCAGCGCATCGCTTCCTCATCTCGGTGAGGACGGGACTGCCCTACCTCACCGAATCGGCCTTCCCGGTGTACTGGCTCCATCAGTCGGCGATCGTCCTGATCGGCTATCCGATCCTCCACCTCGAGCTCGGCATCGCGACCAAGTACACCCTCCTGCTCATCGCGTCGGTCTGCGCGACGCTCGCCGTGTATCACTGCGTCGTTCGCCGTTCTACGATCACGCGTTTCTGCGTTGGCATGAAGCTCCGCCCGACCGGTGCGCCGGAGCACCGGCCCGCGCGCCCCATCGAGGCGGTCGTGGGGCAGTCGTGAACCGGGGTGCGAGGGAAGGCAGAGCGAAGCGATGCGGAAGCGTGCGGCTGTACGCACCCCTGGCCGGGTTCGTCGTCCCGACCCTGGTGATCGGCTACGGGGTGGTGATTCCGCGCAGCTGCATCGCGGGCTGGAACGAGCTCTCGGTGGGCTTCGCGGCCACCGTCGCTGGCGCGTGCCTGACCTACGTCGCGGGGCTGCGCGTGGCGACTCGCGACACCGGGAAGCGCGATGGCGAAGCCTGAGCTCATCGCCCGGCAGTCGCGCCTGCCGAGCGGGTGGCTGGGCGAGATCGTGGCCCGCCTGATGGCCTTCGAGACCGAGCCGGCGAACCGGATCGCCGTGCAGGAGCTTGCGGTCCAGCCGGAAGAGAGGGTCCTGGAGGTCGGCTGCGGGCACGGCCGGACGCTCGCCCGCCTCGCCGGAGCGGGCTGCGCCTTCCTCGCCGGGATCGATCCCTCGGAGGTCATGGTCCGGCTCGCGCGAAGGCGCATGCGACGCTGGATCGACTCGGGCCAGGCCGACGTGTCGCTCGCGGCAAGCGCGAAGATCCCCCACGCGGATGGGCGTTTCGACGCCGTCTTCGGCGTGCACGTGGTCTACTTCTGGAGCGAGCCCACGGCCGACCTCCGCGAGATCCGCCGCGTGCTGCGACCCGGCGGGCGAGTGCTCCTCGGCTACCGGCCACGCGACGCGGAGACCCTCGCCGCGCTGCCGGCCAGCGTCTATGCGCTCCGCTCCGTCGACGAGACCGAGCGGCTTCTCGCCGATTCGGGCTTCGTCGAGATCCGCTCGGCCGAGCACGCGATCGGCCGGGCTCGATTCGTCTGCACGCATGCGCGCCGTCCCGCGCCGGCGCCGGGTCCGGGATGACAACCCTCCCCTACGTACCGCGCTGTCGCGCCGGCGTTGCCGCGTTTGGTCGAGCCCGACCGCGTGCCGAGGTCGACCCGCGCGCGGGCGACCAGTCCAGCGCGGCGCCATACTGACAGTCATGCCCGACTCGGGGGAGGCGTCCTATCAGCTCGCGCGAGGCGCGGCTCTGGCCGCAGCGCTCGTGCTCGGCCTCGCGCTCGAGCGTTGGAAGCCCCACGCACGCCTGCGTCCCGCCTGGCGGACGAACTTTGGTCTCTGGGCGGTCGACGGCCTCGTGATGGGCGTGCTCTGTGGCGCCTGCGGCTGGATCGTCGGCGCCTGGGCTGCCGACCGCGGGCTGGGATTGCTCGCGTGGACGGGAGCCGGCCCGTGGATCTCCGTCGGAGTCGGCATCGTCGGGCTCGACGCGGTCTCCTACCTCTGGCATCGCGCCAATCACCAGGTGCCACTCCTCTGGCGCTTCCACCAAGTCCACCATGGCGACAGGAGCTTCCACGTCACCACGGCGCTTCGCTTCCACCCGGGGGAGCTGCTCCTCGCTCTCCCCGTGCGCCTCGCCGCGATCGTGGCTCTTGGCGTCCCGGCGGCGGGCGTGCTCCTCTTCGAGCTCGTATTCGGTGTCGCCAATCTGCTCGAGCACGGGAATTTCGATCTTCCCCGGCGCAGCGAGCGACTCGTCCGCCGCCTCTTCATCACCCCGACGCTCCACCGCGCCCACCACGCGTCGGACTGGCGCGAGCTCGACACCAACTTCGGCACCGTGTTCTCGACCTGGGACCGACTCGGCCGAACCTTCCACGCGAGCGAGCCTGGCCGCCGGGTCGTCACCGGGCTCCCGGACTGGTCGCGCCGCGAGGCGCCCGCGCTCGCCGAGTCGCTCCTGCTGCCCGTCACCCGCGGCCGCAGCCGCGCTCATTGACCTCGGTTTGCGCGGCGGCTGGCCGCGGGACGTCTCCCGCTTCTGCAGGGCCGACTGGTGCTTACCGGGGCTCCATTCCGCTCTTGCCACCGAGGCGCGGCAGCCCGTCCCCGAGCTCGATCCAGCCGGCGCGATCGTCCCAGAACAGGTGCGCGCGGGGGACGGCGCCGTGGTCGGCGCCCAGGCACGCGAGCGCGACGTCGATCACGCCCGGGTGCGTGTCGAGCGTGCAGAACATCGTGCTCCCACACGTGCGGCAGAACGAGCGCGTCCCGATCTCGGACGAGCGATAGCGCGTGACGTCGTCCTCGCCCGCCGTGATGCGCACGCGCTCCTCGGGCACGGCTGCCCAGGTCACGAAAGCCGCTCCGTGCGCGCGCTGGCAGATCGTGCAGTGGCAGTGCGCGACCCGGTCGAGCACCGCGCCGACCTCGAAGCGGACGGCGCCGCAGAGGCACGAGCCGGCGATGACGTGTTCACCCATGCCCGAAATCGTCGCCGAAGAAGCGGGACGGCGCTACGACCGGGCCGTCTCGCGGTTCTGCCACACCCTCGAGGCCCTCGGGAGGATTTGCCGAAGCGGGATGGCTGGCTCCGCTCGCCCGGCATCGAGCGCAGCATGAAGCCAGGACCCGATCCGCTCCGCCCCTTCACGCTTGGCATCCTCGAAGAGGAACGCGTAGCGCTTGGTCGTTGCAGCCTGGTTGTGCCCCAGAATCTGGCCAACCGCTTCCAGCGTGACACCCACCGACGCCCCGGCGCTCGCAGCTGTGCGGCGGAGGTCGTGGATCCTGACGTCTTCGATGCCGGCCCTTCTCCGGATCCGCCGCCAGGCGCGGGGAAGTCCGACGAGTGGAGCGTTGGAAGTCTTCCCCGGGATCACCCAGGGAGAGCGGGTCGAATCGAGGCGACCGAGCACCTCCAACGCGGGCGCATTGAGCGGGATCTCCTTCGCGCCCGTCTTCGAATCCGGAAGCATGAGCATGCCCCGCTCGAGGTCCACATGTTCCCAACGCAGGCCAAGAACCTCGCCCTCGCGCGCGCCCGTGAAGAGCAGCAGGCGAATCGCCGCGATCGACGAAGGCAGCTCGGTCTCGTGGATCTCAGCGTCGCGAAGCGCGGCCCCGAGCCTCGCGAGTTCCGCACCGGACAGAAATCTCCGCCGCTTCGTCTCCGGATAGGGCTCGACGTGCCGGCAGGGGTTCGAGCCGTCCGGCCGCGCGCCCCACTTCTCCGCCAGGTTCATCATCTTGGACAGGAGCGCCCGCGCCCGGTTCGCGGCGTGCGGGGTGGCGCGCATCGCGTGGTGCAGTGCGACCACATCCTGCCGCGTGACCGCGCTGACGGGAACGCTTCCGAGTCGCGGAAGGATGTGCCGGTCGAGAAGCCAGCGGTCGCTCCGGATGGAGGACATCTTCTTCTTCGGAATGGCGTGCTGCGCCAGGTAGAGCTCTGCGAACTCGGCGAGGGTCCCCGCTCTGCGTTGTTCCTCGCGCCGCGCGACCGGGTC contains the following coding sequences:
- a CDS encoding ATP-binding protein; amino-acid sequence: MQSWATLRPWIVVAAVTVPWVVVWPAPQQLPRPIRSLDAPVDDALRVPFGAAFLGTLNTDFEIHDRVLDVVLADEQQTVFPRDRAELLSAIEQSPSPSVTLRVARGRETAVAHAGRVTLPGWQVISRNWPPIFLGAAFLVFGLTIALGSRHPVALPLFALSWCVAANLLAQLDLILPEDPGLHGIPSLRSRLGVVGLTLLPASLIHLAMRFPVVAPRLRSPGVVAVPYVFWLFPAGFAQLHLHEATFLNTLEKIAIGSTFVAAAILAIGSLTAIRTMTPIERARTRALLFGLGLGSAVPLVYFLWGGQPPLALRKPFALSVLAFPAAISWAVVRYGLLDPPVWIRRAFLTGLSAVIALLCASGLVSLTLSLLGEPAAAVSTEVVPVALTTTALYQLLHFGLRRGAAGRILRERAFEEFLEEASRELAAARLPGVVLERVEALIAAHLGASRVRCVTRLVAAAGGDPLVRGGLHLWLREGAPAQRIVRRRGRAEDPGPDLAEVVLPLVPKSAPKAIVVLASRADGLPYGDEHERMLASLRHVATTALEAAATTADLEAKVAQKTTSLERALADRQAVLRSARAICEAEHPQDVLATLRAFGDAHGVSVQWQLPGPGRIRSLRLALPGELARSMDLEGLLPNRREELLPQLETLAAFAALALGRLELLADLKREVERQAQEIATINSRRLHAEFVRGVAHELRKPTEEVRNRVEKLAASLPAGHSQTLERIRAASREMSRRLDLLLFHSGVRLDLQRIDLVRIVDDAVEAARASGARRDFRIQHDLPRLPMLADPSRLLSVLENLLDNAVKATQEGQGIAVRTTLDRDRGHRGNWIQLEVVDEGHGIPPDRLDEIFEPGVGFGPSGFGLGLSLCREIVHMHGGTVEVTSRPGSTVFRIRLPQFRPGESDDSSALDPAG
- a CDS encoding MMPL family transporter is translated as MLDRVSSLARRLTELSVRRPLLTVLMGLGLTGALLFQAAQLTSEVGYAAYFGPDDPAVQRLSDFFEEFDSGLHVLVVFGCPGSRVCASVREQGALEFIGRLQRDLDRLPNVRKTQSVLNAPIVIGPLETQTIARQDGDGRYELSDDWRALVDRSLSEPFLSNIVVSKDGRTGGIIVELQSLQSQPVRDVVHAIFELVPSYQDELGGEIFVAGDPVWTVVADDDLDSDSLKLTLLMFVLIAAILWWFFRDVWLTILPVLAVGGLTVAIHGILALLSFPMTSILAALPPVLVVIAITAAIHLITAFVRHGAATPSAALIEAADEVGPGCLWAGFTTAAGFSSFLLSDLTSFRQFGLAAGMGLGLAFIGTFTLLPALLCLRPPRSRGTQGVRLGMVRDLLNAALAAVRSRPAFVLATGAVVLVGLALGIPRLYYEVDFGDQSLVLRSVRFMEANFRRPMTTELVVTVPEGKRIYDEETLRLLERLERYFDQEPSTGFAWSFLDFLEEAYRIDRGHRAESFEALVAAAKAEMPLVASHEGVSAFWSEAASDAEGGRTYRDRARISVHRSWLNGQEQLPYVDRVRGFIEQVNREVEAQGYRVELAGGLELAALAERRIRETQWGSFGGAFGVVAVTLWALLWSSPGLATLATLCNLLPVLALLGVMGWLGIAVDPANTMVAAVLISINDDDTIHMSLRYQRERSAGKSRLEAITIALKTVGEAIVVTSICLALGFAVLMFSSWGGLVAFGLLASLGIVMALLADLLLLPAALLWREDSKV
- a CDS encoding pyrroloquinoline quinone-dependent dehydrogenase, producing MLPRIMARVALAAALTLFSTRAAAQVADWPVTEGAPGGGRFSPLTDITRDNVGQLRIVWSYRHGDFWEGKFPLRVNRGSAFESTPIVVDGRLFFTTPRNRVIALDPETGRELWTFDPQLEGGRAYANVWINRGVAYWRDDGEASGPCARRVFLATLDARLIALDAATGTPCAGFGAGGAVDLRRGIAPLYDDWEYNVTSPATVVGDVIIVGSSIADTLRPDSPPGDVRAFDVRSGALRWTFHTIPHPGEPGHETWETGTRLTGAANVWSTITADPERGLVFLPVSSASPDYYGGDRPGTNLYSDSVVALDARTGERRWHFQTVHHDLWDYDLAAPPVLVTLERDGDAVDAVVQATKQGFVFVLDRETGTPLFPVEERPVPQSDLPGEQSWPTQPIPTAPPPLVPQRLREADLYAPTSEHAKACSEKLAKLRNEGLFTPPSERGSVVYPYAAGGANWSGAAWDPGRQRLFVPVQNLVHVIRLDRVSERATGGGQKVWPLRGASLRNTWWLLTGRGTGERYRLSPLSGRTLLEHDGVPCNRPPWGFLVGADLSRGAIAWSVPTSVGDGDLGGPSFGPPLATASGLVFHAGTKRPVLRVHDAETGDRIATFELPAGLHAGPISYKLRPAGKQYVVIAPGGHIGIGSPLGDHVIAYTLPDSTPVEATAGK
- a CDS encoding helix-turn-helix domain containing protein yields the protein MPRAIPENRFQDLLDTATAVFLEQGYRRTQVADVAARMGLSKGSVYTYVESKEALFDCVLRHADGSGRVELPELLPVPTPSTGATLELVEERLSEEGVLPALTAALARTRVTDVRGELEAVLGGLYDALARHRTAIKLVERCAPDYPELAKVWYRAGREDALARLGRYLDDRARRGRLRRFDDGAVAARIVLETLVFWAVHRHWDPSPQAVDEASAKRTALAFLTSALVKD
- a CDS encoding acyltransferase; translation: MSGNPASTTAPPPRRRDIDWLRVIAVYLLFVFHVAMVFNPAPFYHIRNGEQSLVMLVGAGFISLWHMPLFFLLAGWSAYSSLKLRGTEAFARERVLKLWVPLVTGCVLLMPAIKYFELRSGLDANYTGLYVSPSLQLSFAPVIPTGLPVMEPFEESFLEFLPTFFTQLDRFTWAHLWFVAYLLVFTVLFLPLFRWLRDRRGELTRAPGWWVYLPIVPLVLVQVFLRPHWPGLQNLYDDWANVGYYSTYLLAGFLLARYPALEHAVHREWRRALVVGLATTLVLLLGVLGVFAAPSVLLAGSAVAGWCFVLALLGAAHRFLISVRTGLPYLTESAFPVYWLHQSAIVLIGYPILHLELGIATKYTLLLIASVCATLAVYHCVVRRSTITRFCVGMKLRPTGAPEHRPARPIEAVVGQS
- a CDS encoding class I SAM-dependent methyltransferase; translation: MAKPELIARQSRLPSGWLGEIVARLMAFETEPANRIAVQELAVQPEERVLEVGCGHGRTLARLAGAGCAFLAGIDPSEVMVRLARRRMRRWIDSGQADVSLAASAKIPHADGRFDAVFGVHVVYFWSEPTADLREIRRVLRPGGRVLLGYRPRDAETLAALPASVYALRSVDETERLLADSGFVEIRSAEHAIGRARFVCTHARRPAPAPGPG
- a CDS encoding sterol desaturase family protein; protein product: MPDSGEASYQLARGAALAAALVLGLALERWKPHARLRPAWRTNFGLWAVDGLVMGVLCGACGWIVGAWAADRGLGLLAWTGAGPWISVGVGIVGLDAVSYLWHRANHQVPLLWRFHQVHHGDRSFHVTTALRFHPGELLLALPVRLAAIVALGVPAAGVLLFELVFGVANLLEHGNFDLPRRSERLVRRLFITPTLHRAHHASDWRELDTNFGTVFSTWDRLGRTFHASEPGRRVVTGLPDWSRREAPALAESLLLPVTRGRSRAH
- a CDS encoding GFA family protein yields the protein MGEHVIAGSCLCGAVRFEVGAVLDRVAHCHCTICQRAHGAAFVTWAAVPEERVRITAGEDDVTRYRSSEIGTRSFCRTCGSTMFCTLDTHPGVIDVALACLGADHGAVPRAHLFWDDRAGWIELGDGLPRLGGKSGMEPR